A genomic stretch from Oreochromis aureus strain Israel breed Guangdong linkage group 17, ZZ_aureus, whole genome shotgun sequence includes:
- the LOC116335070 gene encoding tyrosine-protein kinase ZAP-70, whose protein sequence is MSIDPAAELPFFYGSISRSEAEQHLKLAGMSDGLFLLRQCLRSLGGYVLSIVWNLDFHHYSVEKQLNGTYCITGGKPHCGPAELCEFYSKDSDGLVCLLKKPCLRSPDTPIRQGVFDSLRENMLREYVKQTWNLEGEAMEQAIISQAPQLEKLIATTAHEKMHWYHGKISRHEGERRLYSGAQPDGKFLIRDREESGTYALSMMYGKTVYHYQILQDKSGKFSMPEGTKFDTIWQLVEYLKMKPDGLVTVLGETCVNGKAAVGKTPSLPSRPRGANGYTPPPQAPTPAPKTEDRDLLPMDCNGFNPYHNPNDIKRFNIQRSDLLMDEVELGSGNFGCVKKGVLKTESGQIDVAVKVLKNENEKLVKEEMMREAEIMHQLSNPFIVRMLGLCNADCLMLVMEMASAGPLNKFLSSKKDTVSVENIVNLMHQVSMGMKYLEEKNFVHRDLAARNVLLVNQQFAKISDFGLSKALGADDNYYKARTAGKWPLKWYAPECILFHKFSSKSDVWSFGVTMWEAFSYGGKPYKKMKGPDVIRFIENGNRMDCPAACPERVYTLMKECWTYKHEDRPDFKKVEEAMRSYHYSISGKTKPEEGAAAAATAAAAPEPTK, encoded by the exons ATGTCCATCGACCCTGCGGCCGAGCTGCCTTTCTTCTACGGTAGCATCAGTCGCTCGGAGGCCGAGCAGCACCTGAAGCTGGCCGGGATGTCCGACGGCCTCTTCTTGCTGCGACAGTGTCTTCGCAGTCTGGGGGGCTACGTCTTGTCTATCGTGTGGAACCTGGACTTCCACCATTACTCCGTAGAGAAACAGCTCAATGGGACTTACTGCATCACAGGAGGGAAGCCTCACTGTGGCCCTGCAGAGCTCTGTGAGTTTTACAGCAAAGACTCCGACGGCCTGGTGTGCCTCCTGAAGAAGCCGTGTCTACGCTCCCCAGATACGCCGATCCGGCAAGGCGTGTTTGACAGTCTGAGAGAAAACATGCTGAGGGAGTACGTGAAGCAAACCTGGAATCTGGAG GGCGAAGCCATGGAGCAGGCCATCATCAGTCAAGCTCCTCAGCTCGAGAAGCTGATCGCAACTACAGCCCATGAGAAAATGCATTGGTACCATGGCAAAATCTCCCGCCATGAGGGTGAGAGGCGGCTTTACTCGGGAGCACAACCGGACGGCAAGTTTCT aatcagagacagagaggagtCTGGTACATACGCTCTCTCCATGATGTACGGGAAAACAGTGTACCACTATCAGATCCTCCAGGACAAGTCGGGGAAATTCTCTATGCCCGAGGGAACAAAGTTTGACACAATCTGGCAG CTGGTGGAGTATCTGAAGATGAAACCTGATGGCCTTGTAACTGTTCTCGGAGAGACGTGTGTTAACGGCAAAGCTGCTGTTGGAA AGACACCCAGTCTTCCCAGT AGGCCACGCGGCGCCAATGGATACACACCGCCACCTCAAG CTCCTACACCGGCCCCAAAGACCGAAGACCGTGACCTTCTGCCCATGGACTGCAATGGATTCAACCCGTATCACAACCCCAATGATATCAAGAGGTTCAACATCCAGAGGTCCGACCTGCTGATGGACGAGGTGGAGCTCGGCTCTGGGAACTTTGGCTGTGTCAAGAAGGGAGTCCTCAAAACAGAATC GGGTCAGATAGATGTGGCCGTCAAGGTGCTGAAGAACGAAAACGAGAAGCtggtgaaggaggagatgaTGAGGGAGGCAGAGATCATGCACCAGCTGAGTAACCCGTTCATCGTCCGCATGCTTGGCCTTTGCAACGCAGACTGTCTTATGCTGGTCATGGAGATGGCTTCTGCCGGACCGCTGAACAAATTCCTTTCCTCCAAAAA GGATACGGTGTCGGTGGAGAACATTGTGAACCTGATGCACCAGGTGTCGATGGGCATGAAGTATCTGGAGGAGAAGAACTTTGTGCACAGAGATTTAGCAGCTCGCAACGTCCTGCTGGTCAATCAGCAGTTCGCCAAAATCAGTGACTTTGGGCTCTCCAAGGCCCTGGGAGCAGATGACAACTACTACAAA GCTCGTACTGCAGGTAAATGGCCGCTCAAGTGGTACGCACCAGAATGTATACTCTTCCACAAATTCTCCAGCAAAAGCGACGTGTGGAGTTTTGGCGTCACCATGTGGGAGGCGTTCTCCTACGGAGGGAAACCCTACAAG AAAATGAAAGGACCCGACGTGATCCGCTTCATTGAGAACGGGAACCGCATGGATTGTCCGGCGGCGTGTCCGGAGCGAGTATATACACTGATGAAAGAGTGCTGGACATACAA ACACGAGGACCGTCCCGACTTCAAGAAGGTTGAGGAGGCCATGAGGAGTTATCATTACTCCATATCCGGCAAGACCAAGCCTGAGGAAGGCGCAGCCGCAGCCGCCACCGCCGCCGCCGCACCTGAGCCTACCAAGTAG